In the genome of Pseudanabaena sp. BC1403, the window ATTGCCACATCTTCATCTAAATTCAGCATATTAGCAGATTGGTCAACAAATTTTTTGAGGCGGTTGATTAGGCTAATGCCTTGACTCAGTTTTTGCGCTTGCTGACTCGCCAATGGTTTGAATTACCTCCATTGATGCTTACATGGTTAGCAATCAGGCTAAACCTTGTCAGATTGTATAACTTTTGTGCAGCTAAAGACCAGTATTTCATCAAGTCACTACAAAATAAGTGGAGGCTTAGTCCCTTATTTTGTAATTACTTAATCACTTTGCCAACATTCATGACTAACTAAATCGCAAATACGATCGCGCAATAGGTATTGATTGTTTTCTAGTTCTCGTTCGATTTGACACCATTCGCGATCGCGAAAGAAACGACAAAGAGTGTGAATGGGTTGACTTCGCGTGAGTCGTCCGCTTTCGAGTAAATGTCTTGCTTCGTCTTGAATAGCGCTGATGGAATAATAAAGTGAGTGCAACATAACCAAATCCTCTGTATAGGCTTTTGCTTAATAATTTGCTTGAAGCTTTGAAATTATCTAAAAACAATCTATGTCTGTGACGTAGAATACAGACTCTAATTATCTTCTCACGGAGTTTTAGTTAATACATAAAAGTAAATGAAACTCAAAAGAAAAAAACATTTCTTGTTAAGCTCAAAAAGCGGTGCTTAGAGCCGTTTTTTTCTCTAGACTTTTTCTCTAGACTTTCTGGACGAAGATTTTGCCGAGAAGTCCTTGGGGGCGGACAAGTAGGACGATAAATAGTAAAGCAAAGGCTACGGCATCTTTGTATGCTGACTGTTCGGACGGCACAAAGGACTCTGCTAGTCCTAAGATAATCCCTCCAACGACGGCTCCAGGAATATTGCCTAGTCCGCCCAAGACGATTACAGCTAGACCTTTTAAGCCAAATCCGATGCCAAAATAGGGACCAGCAATACTGACGCTGGAGCCAACTAGAGTTCCTGCTAGTCCAGCCAAGAATCCTGACACGAAAAAGGTGAGCAGAATGAAAAAATCGGTATTAATGCCCAAAAGGCTAGCGGTGGTAGAATCTTCAGCTACGGCTTTCATCGCTTTGCCTAGCTTGGTGAAGTTAATCCCATAGGTGAGAATTGCTAAAATAATCCCTGATACACCAAAAATAACAATTTGGACGGTGCGAATGTTGATTGGTTTGTCGATTGTGCCGAAATTTATCGCTGGTGGTAGGCTGCCGTAAATATTGGCGGGGAAGTTATAACTCTCAGCTCCCACAAAATATTGGATCGTGTTGACGATGACTACAGCTACGCCCAAACTGGAAACTAAGGTGAGTAAAGGGTCGGCTTGGCGATCGCGTAAAGGTCGAAAAGCGATCCGCTCAATTAGTATGCTTACGAATCCTGCAAGAATACTGCTGATGAAAATGGCAACAAAAAAGGGTAAATGTAGTTCTTTAGGTAAGGATAGGTTAGCAAGTATGCCATTGAATCCAAATGCGCCGCCACAGAGTACATAGGTAAAATATGCTCCAAGCGTAAACACAGCACCGTGAGCAAAGTTAATAATTCCTAAAATCGAGAATACTAATGTGTATCCAAGAGCAAAGATGGCGTAGACACTGCCAATCGATAAGCCATTCAAAAATTGCTGTAAAAATACCGAAAAGTCCATGCGAGGTTTTATGGGTTTTTTAAAAAATTCTACACTTGCGATCGCGATAGTTGCGATCGCTGTAACAGTCACGCCAGCAATATCAGCGATTACCACGCTCAATCGTCCTCATGGAGTATCAAAAAAATCTCAGGATAAATCTCAGGATTTAGTTGCTACTAATGACTCATCTGAACCAATTCAGCTGCCCGATACAGGCGCACAGAACGATAGTTGGAGCTGTGGACCAAATTCGGCGGCGCGGATATTACGTTATTACGGTCATGATGTTAACTATGCAACAGTTCGAGCCGCGACTGACAAAAAACTATTTTTGCCACAAAAATTCCGTAATCCTTTGAATAATCAATGGGTTGAGGTGCGAACTGGTACGCCGCCGCAGACCTTGCAACAGGTTATGCAACGATGGGAAGGCAATCGCGTCAGGAGATCTCCACAAACTAACTTTAATAAGTTAATTAAGCTAGTGCAATCAGGTAAACCTGCGATCGCTTTAGTTAGGGTCGGCGGTTTAACTATTCCCTATGTTGGAGCGATTCCTTACTTGCATTGGATCGCAGTGACAGGATCTAATTCACAAAGTCAACAAATTTATTACACAGATACTAATAGCCAAACTTATTCTTTGTCCTACCAAGATTTTCAGACAATGTGGAATTTGGGCTTGGATCGAGATGTAAGCGGTGCGATCGCAAGTGTTCTTAAAAGTAATGGTGTAGAGGCAAGAACAATCGTTTGGGTAGATAAATAAATCCCGAACCGATAAATTTTTTAAAGTGTTGCGAAGCAACACTTTAAAAAATTTATCGGTTCGGTTTTGAGATTTACGCCGTTCGACTCATCATCTTAAGATGACATTGCAAATACGATAAATAATTGAAATCTACAATTTGATAGGTTTCCTTGCTAAAGTCATTGATGTGGTGTGATGGATCAAGACTTAGCTCTTCTATTTTGTTCTTCTAATTTATAAATCTACTGCTCATTCTCATTTCTGCGTTACAAACTCATAACTTTATGATCGCGGAAACAAGCTAAAAGCAATATTAACTATGATCAAAACCGCAATGACGAAGATCGCACTAGTAGGGTTTCTTCCGCTAATATGCAGTCTCGCTCCTGCTCTTGCCCCGATCGCCTTAGCTCAGACATCATCGACTGCTACAAGTGAGATTACTCAAAAAATTTCTCAGAGTGATCCACTTGCCAATACACCACTCAAGCTGGTTGAACGTGCCAACTCTCTAAGAGAGCAAAATCAGCTTGATCGCGCCCTTGCTTTGTATCGCCAAGCGATAGCCGCGAGTCCAGAGTTAGTTCCTGCTTACTATGGTTTGGGGGTGGCTTTGCGCCAAAAGGGGGATATCCAAGGTGCAATCGAAGCTCACCGCCAAGCGATTTTAATCGATAAAAGCTATACGCCTGCCTATTATGGTTTGGGGATTGCCCTTTATCAAAAGGGTGATGCCAATGGGGCAATCGATGCTTACAACCAGTTTGTGCAGCTCAGCAAAGCGGATACTAACCTTGCGCCTGTTTATTACAATTTGGGGTTGGCTCATGAACGCAAAAATAATATTCAGGGAGCGATCGATTCTTTTCGCAAGGCGATCGAGTTTGATCCTAAATATGCTCTTGCCCATAACGGTCTAGGCACTGTCCTGCGTCGCCAAGGCAATCGTCAAGAGGCGATCGCATCTTATCGCAAGGCGATCGAGCTTGCTCCGCAGTATGCAGTAGCCCATTTTGCGCTGGGAATTTCGCTGTATGAAGAGCGTGACTATGCAGGATCAATCGATGCTTATAAACGAGTAACTACAATTGATCCTAATTTTCCGAATGTTTATTACAATCTTGGCTTGGCATACAACCAACTCGATGATCGGCAAAAGGCGATCGCGACTTTCCGCAAAGCATCCGAACAAGATCCCCGTAATGCCGATATCTATGCGGCACTTGGTAGTGCTCTATTGCGAGAGGGAAATATTCCTGAAGCGGCGGAAGCCTTTAAACGAAGTACAGAAATCAATCCGAGGGTTGCGAGCACTTTCAATGGTTTAGGGCTTGCTCTGCGTCGGCAAGGCGATCTCGAAGGGGCGATCGCAGCCTATGAAAAATCGATCACGATTAATCCTAGATATGCAGCGGCTTATAACAATCTTGGGCGGGTTTTGTCTGATCAAAACCGTAACGCTGATGCAATTACCGCGTTTCGACAGGCGATCGCGATTGATACCAAGAATGCAGTTGCCTATAGTAATCTTGGCAATTTATTACGCGCTCAGGGCAATAGTGATGAGGCGATTGATGCTTTCCAAAAAACTATTGCGATCGGTAAAGAAGATTTATGGGTGGACTATACCAGTTTGGGGCTTGCCTATGCCGATCGTGGCAGACTTGGTGAAGCTCAAACTGCCTATTTTAAGGCACTATCTTTAAATCCCACTTTTGCCAAGGCACATTTTGGACTGGGGGCTTTGTATACGCTGAAGGGGGAAGTCAGCAATGCGATTCGCTCTTACCAAGAAGCCTTGAAGTTATACGAAGAAAATCGTGATGCCGAATGGATTAAGCGCACTCAACAAGCAATCCAAGCCTTGCAGGGAATTACATAAAAACAGGCTGTGCATAGCACAGCCTGTTTTTATGTGTTAAGTGACGCTCAAATCGTTAAACTGTGATTCTGGTCGCGTTTTGCAAGACCAGAATTATGAAACAGATTATGGAGTTTTGAATATAAGCATGGGATTTTTAGAAGGTCAGGTGGCGATTGTTACAGGTGCGTCTAGGGGCATTGGACGGGCGATCGCAGTTGCACTTGCGACTGAAGGTGCAAAGGTTGTCGTGAACTATGCTAGTTCTGCTAGTGCGGCGGAAGAAGTTGTAGCCGAGATTAAAAGCAAAGGTGGCGAGGCAATCATCTTCCATGCCGATGTTTCCCATGAAGCTCAGGTGGAAAGCTTACTCAAATCAGCGATCGACACATGGGGCCGTGTGGATATCTTGGTTAACAATGCGGGCATTACTCGCGATACGTTGTTGCTACGCATGAAGCTAGAAGATTGGCAAGCTGTAATCGACCTCAACCTGACAGGCGTATTTCTCACCACCCGTGCCGTATCAAAAGTCATGCTCAAACAGAAATCGGGACGAATTATTAATATTGCCTCTGTTGCAGGACAAATGGGTAACCCTGGACAAGGCAATTACAGCGCGGCAAAAGCTGGAGTAATTGGCTTTACCAAAACTGTTGCGAAGGAAATGGCAAGCCGTGGCATTACTGTGAATGCAGTTGCGCCTGGATTTATTGCGACAGATATGACCGCAGATCTCAAGAATACCGATGAGATTCTCAAATTTATTCCCCTTGGTCGCTATGGTCAACCTGAAGACATTGCAGGAATGGTTAGATTTTTGGCGGCTGATCCTGCGGCGGCGTACATTACTGGACAAGTATTTAATGTCGATGGCGGCATGGTCATGGCTTAATTTTTGTGGCGCGGCGAAGCTGCGCCACAAAAATTAAATTGCCGCGTCCTACAATTCTGTTGTTTTTTGAGAGAGCTATATGCGCCGCACCTTTAAAATTTTCAGACAAGTTTTGAGCATTTGGATATTTGCGATTTGCATTTTGGTGATTTGTCCAAATTTGGCGATCGCAGCTCCAGACAAATTAGCAGCAGTCGATTTTACGAAACAAACTGCGATCGAAGTTAAGGTTAGTCTGAGCAACAATGCCAATGAACTAAAATTCTTCCCCGATCGCTTCACTTTTGAATCTGGTAAACGTTATAAGTTATTACTCAGTAACGCCAGTGGGATGAAGCATTATTTCACCAGCAAAGAT includes:
- a CDS encoding DUF4327 family protein; protein product: MLHSLYYSISAIQDEARHLLESGRLTRSQPIHTLCRFFRDREWCQIERELENNQYLLRDRICDLVSHECWQSD
- a CDS encoding branched-chain amino acid ABC transporter permease; its protein translation is MDFSVFLQQFLNGLSIGSVYAIFALGYTLVFSILGIINFAHGAVFTLGAYFTYVLCGGAFGFNGILANLSLPKELHLPFFVAIFISSILAGFVSILIERIAFRPLRDRQADPLLTLVSSLGVAVVIVNTIQYFVGAESYNFPANIYGSLPPAINFGTIDKPINIRTVQIVIFGVSGIILAILTYGINFTKLGKAMKAVAEDSTTASLLGINTDFFILLTFFVSGFLAGLAGTLVGSSVSIAGPYFGIGFGLKGLAVIVLGGLGNIPGAVVGGIILGLAESFVPSEQSAYKDAVAFALLFIVLLVRPQGLLGKIFVQKV
- a CDS encoding C39 family peptidase — translated: MGFLKNSTLAIAIVAIAVTVTPAISAITTLNRPHGVSKKSQDKSQDLVATNDSSEPIQLPDTGAQNDSWSCGPNSAARILRYYGHDVNYATVRAATDKKLFLPQKFRNPLNNQWVEVRTGTPPQTLQQVMQRWEGNRVRRSPQTNFNKLIKLVQSGKPAIALVRVGGLTIPYVGAIPYLHWIAVTGSNSQSQQIYYTDTNSQTYSLSYQDFQTMWNLGLDRDVSGAIASVLKSNGVEARTIVWVDK
- a CDS encoding tetratricopeptide repeat protein: MIKTAMTKIALVGFLPLICSLAPALAPIALAQTSSTATSEITQKISQSDPLANTPLKLVERANSLREQNQLDRALALYRQAIAASPELVPAYYGLGVALRQKGDIQGAIEAHRQAILIDKSYTPAYYGLGIALYQKGDANGAIDAYNQFVQLSKADTNLAPVYYNLGLAHERKNNIQGAIDSFRKAIEFDPKYALAHNGLGTVLRRQGNRQEAIASYRKAIELAPQYAVAHFALGISLYEERDYAGSIDAYKRVTTIDPNFPNVYYNLGLAYNQLDDRQKAIATFRKASEQDPRNADIYAALGSALLREGNIPEAAEAFKRSTEINPRVASTFNGLGLALRRQGDLEGAIAAYEKSITINPRYAAAYNNLGRVLSDQNRNADAITAFRQAIAIDTKNAVAYSNLGNLLRAQGNSDEAIDAFQKTIAIGKEDLWVDYTSLGLAYADRGRLGEAQTAYFKALSLNPTFAKAHFGLGALYTLKGEVSNAIRSYQEALKLYEENRDAEWIKRTQQAIQALQGIT
- the fabG gene encoding 3-oxoacyl-[acyl-carrier-protein] reductase, with translation MGFLEGQVAIVTGASRGIGRAIAVALATEGAKVVVNYASSASAAEEVVAEIKSKGGEAIIFHADVSHEAQVESLLKSAIDTWGRVDILVNNAGITRDTLLLRMKLEDWQAVIDLNLTGVFLTTRAVSKVMLKQKSGRIINIASVAGQMGNPGQGNYSAAKAGVIGFTKTVAKEMASRGITVNAVAPGFIATDMTADLKNTDEILKFIPLGRYGQPEDIAGMVRFLAADPAAAYITGQVFNVDGGMVMA
- a CDS encoding plastocyanin/azurin family copper-binding protein, producing MRRTFKIFRQVLSIWIFAICILVICPNLAIAAPDKLAAVDFTKQTAIEVKVSLSNNANELKFFPDRFTFESGKRYKLLLSNASGMKHYFTSKDFADAIWTQNVVAGNVEVKGNIRELELRPNTTATWTFIPIKSGTYELHCAIAGHTEAGMRGLITIQPSVVD